Proteins encoded within one genomic window of Prauserella marina:
- a CDS encoding 5-dehydro-4-deoxyglucarate dehydratase, with protein MSATYLGDVVGRLRAGMADAVLSFPLTAFDAEGALDREAFRTHIRAQVAASPGALFACCGTGEFFSLAEDEYETLVGIAVEESGGLPVVAGAGYGWAQASRFIAAAGRAGADAILLMPPYLVETPQAGLVEHVKAIAARTSLPLIVYQRAQVKISVASVAGLAGIPNVIGVKDGHSDLDQLQRLRLAAPEEWLFFNGAATAEMQARAYRGIGVPAYSSAVHAFAPEISKAFFRALHDGDEARVDELLAAFYVPLVELRDKGVGYAVSLVKAAARLRGASVGPVRAPLSDLPPAHLAELDALLTRGLALVGATR; from the coding sequence TTGTCTGCTACGTATCTGGGAGACGTTGTCGGGCGGCTGCGGGCCGGGATGGCCGATGCGGTGTTGTCGTTCCCGCTGACCGCGTTCGACGCCGAGGGCGCACTCGATCGCGAGGCGTTCCGGACCCACATACGTGCGCAGGTCGCCGCGAGCCCCGGCGCGCTCTTCGCCTGCTGCGGCACCGGCGAGTTTTTCTCGCTCGCCGAGGACGAGTACGAAACGCTGGTCGGCATCGCCGTCGAGGAATCCGGCGGGCTGCCGGTCGTCGCCGGAGCCGGATACGGCTGGGCACAGGCGAGCCGCTTCATCGCGGCGGCGGGCCGCGCCGGAGCCGACGCGATCCTGCTCATGCCGCCCTACCTCGTCGAGACCCCGCAAGCCGGGCTCGTCGAGCACGTCAAGGCCATCGCGGCGAGGACGAGCCTCCCGCTCATCGTCTACCAACGAGCGCAGGTCAAGATCTCCGTCGCGAGCGTCGCCGGTCTCGCCGGGATCCCGAACGTCATCGGCGTCAAGGACGGGCACAGCGATCTCGACCAGCTCCAGCGCCTTCGGCTGGCCGCGCCGGAGGAATGGCTGTTCTTCAACGGCGCCGCCACGGCTGAGATGCAGGCCCGCGCCTACCGGGGCATCGGGGTGCCCGCGTACTCCTCGGCCGTGCACGCCTTCGCGCCCGAGATCTCCAAGGCGTTCTTCCGCGCACTGCACGACGGCGACGAGGCGAGGGTCGACGAACTGCTCGCCGCGTTCTACGTCCCGCTCGTCGAACTGCGCGACAAAGGCGTCGGCTACGCCGTCTCGCTGGTCAAGGCCGCTGCCAGGCTCAGGGGCGCGAGCGTCGGTCCCGTCCGCGCGCCGCTTTCCGACCTGCCTCCTGCTCATCTCGCCGAGCTCGACGCCCTGCTGACCCGAGGTCTGGCCCTCGTGGGCGCGACCCGTTAA
- a CDS encoding L-talarate/galactarate dehydratase, with the protein MSSDRITSVRLSSVLLPLPRPISDAKVFTGRQRPMTEVALLFAAIGTEQGLAGLGFGYSKRAGGPGQYAHAAEIAPELIGEDPSDIAKLWTKLMWAGASVGRGGLAAQAIAPLDIALWDLKAKRAGLPLAKLIGAHRDSVRCYDTSGGFLHAPVEEVLTNATASLESGIGGIKIKVGHPDAGVDLARVTAVREHLGDDVALMVDANQQWDRTSARRMCRELDRFGLTWIEEPLDAHDAEGHAALARAFDTPIATGEMLTSVGEHRELIRAGAADVLQPDAPRIGGITPFLRLATLADLHHLKLAPHYAMEIHLHLAATYPSEGWVEHFDWLEPLFNERMTISDGRMLVPDRPGLGLTTSDKTEEWTTDSIEVR; encoded by the coding sequence ATGTCCTCCGATCGCATCACCTCCGTCCGCCTGTCCTCGGTCCTGCTGCCGCTCCCCCGGCCGATCAGCGACGCCAAGGTCTTCACCGGACGACAACGGCCCATGACCGAGGTCGCCCTGCTCTTCGCCGCGATCGGCACCGAGCAGGGCCTCGCCGGACTCGGATTCGGTTACTCGAAGCGAGCGGGCGGACCTGGCCAGTACGCGCACGCCGCCGAGATCGCGCCGGAACTCATCGGCGAGGACCCCAGCGACATCGCGAAACTGTGGACCAAGCTCATGTGGGCCGGTGCCTCCGTCGGCAGGGGCGGCCTCGCCGCGCAGGCCATCGCTCCACTCGACATCGCACTGTGGGACCTCAAGGCGAAGCGGGCCGGGCTTCCGCTCGCCAAGCTGATCGGCGCGCACCGCGACTCGGTGCGCTGCTACGACACCTCTGGCGGGTTCCTGCACGCGCCGGTCGAGGAAGTGCTCACCAACGCGACCGCGTCGCTGGAAAGCGGCATCGGCGGCATCAAGATCAAGGTCGGTCATCCCGACGCGGGGGTCGACCTTGCCAGGGTCACCGCAGTGCGCGAGCACCTCGGCGACGACGTCGCCCTCATGGTCGACGCCAACCAGCAATGGGACCGCACCTCGGCCCGCCGCATGTGCCGCGAACTCGACCGGTTCGGGCTGACCTGGATCGAGGAACCGCTCGACGCGCACGACGCCGAGGGCCACGCCGCGCTCGCCCGCGCTTTCGACACGCCCATCGCCACCGGCGAGATGCTGACCAGCGTCGGCGAGCACAGGGAACTCATCAGGGCGGGCGCCGCCGACGTGCTACAGCCGGACGCGCCGCGCATCGGCGGCATCACGCCGTTCCTGCGCCTTGCCACCCTCGCCGACCTGCACCACCTGAAACTCGCCCCGCACTACGCGATGGAGATCCACCTGCACCTCGCGGCGACCTACCCCAGCGAAGGCTGGGTCGAGCACTTCGACTGGCTCGAACCGTTGTTCAATGAGCGGATGACCATTTCGGACGGCCGCATGCTGGTTCCCGACCGGCCGGGACTCGGCCTGACCACGAGCGACAAGACCGAGGAGTGGACGACGGACAGCATCGAGGTTCGCTGA
- a CDS encoding Bug family tripartite tricarboxylate transporter substrate binding protein translates to MRILSKPRARGIRFGALLAGAALAVTACSVEGGSNGGGSGDGGSGYPGRTVEFTVPTEPGGSTDLITRALAKSIEEPLGVKTIVVNKPGANGKIAGKDVFGSSPDGYRIAVMPQSLFSIGPLVLDDPDAIQLDDMTFVKGLAVEDYVLVTSASSDIADLDGVLARDRVAYGTTGAGTGSQLAQALLFGTAKVDAAAVPFDGGGPLTTAVLGGKVDVGAIQIAEAVEQVRAGALRPLVVFSEERLDAMPDVPTAREAGHDIVVDQRRFVAAPAGLPDDVRDTLAKAIDKAVASPEYGEVLTRSYINRWEVDGSRVDDQLRESGERFARLTEDLGIDLAGQ, encoded by the coding sequence ATGAGGATTCTGTCGAAACCCCGCGCACGAGGTATCCGGTTCGGCGCGTTACTCGCGGGAGCGGCGCTCGCCGTGACCGCCTGTTCCGTCGAAGGTGGCTCGAACGGCGGCGGCTCGGGTGACGGTGGATCCGGCTATCCCGGCCGCACCGTCGAGTTCACGGTTCCCACCGAGCCGGGCGGCAGCACCGACCTCATCACGAGGGCACTCGCCAAGAGCATCGAAGAACCACTCGGGGTCAAGACGATCGTGGTCAACAAACCGGGAGCCAACGGAAAGATCGCGGGCAAGGACGTGTTCGGTTCCTCCCCCGACGGCTACCGGATCGCGGTCATGCCCCAGTCGCTGTTCTCGATCGGCCCGCTCGTGCTCGACGACCCCGACGCCATCCAGCTGGACGACATGACCTTCGTCAAGGGACTCGCCGTCGAGGACTACGTACTGGTCACCTCGGCGTCCTCGGACATAGCCGACCTCGACGGCGTGCTCGCCCGCGATCGCGTCGCCTACGGCACGACGGGGGCGGGTACGGGAAGCCAGCTCGCGCAGGCGTTGCTGTTCGGCACGGCGAAGGTCGACGCCGCGGCCGTTCCCTTCGACGGCGGCGGCCCGCTCACCACGGCGGTACTCGGCGGAAAGGTCGACGTCGGAGCCATCCAGATCGCCGAAGCCGTCGAACAGGTCAGGGCCGGAGCGCTGCGCCCGCTCGTCGTGTTCTCCGAGGAACGGCTTGACGCGATGCCCGACGTGCCGACGGCAAGGGAAGCCGGTCACGACATCGTGGTCGACCAGCGGCGCTTCGTCGCCGCGCCGGCGGGGCTGCCCGACGACGTCCGCGACACCCTCGCCAAAGCCATCGACAAGGCCGTGGCCTCTCCCGAGTACGGCGAGGTGCTGACGAGGAGCTACATCAACCGCTGGGAGGTCGACGGTTCGCGGGTCGACGACCAGTTGCGCGAGAGCGGTGAACGGTTCGCGCGACTGACCGAAGACCTCGGCATCGACCTCGCGGGACAGTGA
- a CDS encoding CPBP family intramembrane glutamic endopeptidase, with protein MTSPNAGEPVSGIDPATGASQWDGREEPAGSGTAAPPHRWGFGAFLLVEVVLLASAALVGAVISRGETAESLPVRDVLIGTMAPTVIAALTALVITKVRGNGPFIDLRLSWSWADVKVGLKFGALGLVCTMVGVFVWTKAVGEENGTSAISALVANKPMSVSAAVAMFLYLWLLGPICEEIIYRGLLWGAAERLEWGSEKWGRFAAFLLSTAIFAVSHLEPLRTTLLLVIAVPIGLARLVTGRLLGSIVAHQVNNFLPALAILLTALGVVSY; from the coding sequence GTGACGTCACCGAACGCGGGGGAACCGGTGTCCGGAATTGATCCAGCCACGGGGGCAAGTCAATGGGATGGCCGCGAGGAACCCGCCGGATCCGGTACCGCCGCGCCACCCCATCGCTGGGGATTCGGGGCGTTCCTGCTCGTCGAGGTCGTGCTGCTCGCTTCGGCCGCGCTCGTCGGCGCCGTGATCAGCAGAGGGGAGACCGCCGAATCGCTGCCGGTGCGGGACGTGCTGATCGGCACGATGGCGCCCACGGTGATCGCGGCACTCACCGCGCTGGTGATCACCAAGGTGCGCGGCAACGGCCCGTTCATCGACCTGCGCCTTTCCTGGAGCTGGGCCGATGTCAAGGTCGGGCTCAAGTTCGGTGCGCTTGGCCTGGTGTGCACCATGGTCGGGGTGTTCGTCTGGACCAAGGCGGTCGGCGAGGAGAACGGGACGTCCGCGATCAGCGCGCTCGTGGCGAACAAGCCCATGTCGGTGTCGGCGGCCGTCGCGATGTTCCTCTACCTGTGGCTGCTGGGACCGATCTGCGAGGAGATCATCTACCGGGGATTGCTGTGGGGCGCGGCGGAACGACTGGAGTGGGGCAGCGAGAAGTGGGGCCGCTTCGCCGCGTTCCTGCTCTCGACGGCGATCTTCGCGGTCAGCCACCTCGAACCGTTGCGTACCACGCTGTTGCTGGTGATCGCGGTACCGATCGGGCTGGCGAGACTGGTGACGGGGCGGCTGCTCGGCAGCATCGTCGCCCACCAGGTGAACAACTTCCTTCCCGCGCTCGCGATCCTGCTGACCGCGCTCGGCGTCGTGAGCTACTGA
- a CDS encoding type II CAAX endopeptidase family protein, translating to MVRGGHGDPGGPVREEEHSPAARDGLVLGAHWGLLTFFLGIGGYYLLSLVLAAVVLGGGAKFNSLQLTGLGPLVLLAFVPNILLGLLPAIGSWLWGRGLRVDFGLLPTARDVKVGLACGGFALLTGYLINLALIGVYGVQRLDDPLNEMFGGISASVGWLVVAAIIVAVGAPLAEELLVRGALWNGLAHYRVPPWVILVLTSLVFAQLHGEPTRIVALFGQGLAIGAARMITGRTGSSVIAHATNNLPPALLLFIGT from the coding sequence ATGGTTCGGGGTGGCCATGGTGACCCGGGAGGTCCGGTGCGGGAAGAGGAACACTCACCGGCCGCGCGGGATGGGCTCGTACTCGGAGCACACTGGGGTCTCCTCACTTTCTTCCTCGGTATCGGCGGCTATTACCTGCTCTCCCTCGTCCTCGCCGCGGTCGTGCTCGGCGGCGGAGCGAAGTTCAACTCGCTGCAACTCACCGGACTGGGACCGCTCGTCCTGCTGGCTTTCGTCCCCAACATCCTGCTCGGATTGCTGCCCGCGATCGGCTCGTGGCTGTGGGGGAGGGGACTACGGGTCGATTTCGGACTGCTCCCCACCGCGAGGGACGTCAAGGTCGGGCTCGCGTGCGGCGGGTTCGCGCTGCTCACCGGTTACCTGATCAACCTCGCCCTGATCGGGGTGTACGGGGTTCAGCGGCTCGACGATCCGCTGAACGAGATGTTCGGCGGTATCTCGGCATCGGTCGGCTGGCTCGTCGTCGCCGCGATCATCGTGGCCGTCGGGGCACCGCTCGCCGAGGAACTGCTCGTGCGCGGCGCGCTCTGGAACGGGCTCGCCCACTACCGGGTCCCTCCGTGGGTGATTCTCGTGCTGACCTCGCTGGTGTTCGCCCAGTTGCACGGCGAACCGACCCGCATCGTCGCGCTGTTCGGGCAGGGGCTCGCGATCGGCGCGGCGCGGATGATCACCGGCCGGACCGGGTCGAGCGTCATCGCGCACGCGACCAACAACCTGCCTCCTGCCCTACTGTTGTTCATCGGGACGTGA
- a CDS encoding FadR/GntR family transcriptional regulator translates to MPGRTEELVASLTARIREGLIQPGERLPTEHDLVREHGVSRTVVREAISRLQAAGLVHTRHGRGSYVLAQPSTTPFDVGAAGKLTEQGAVELIEFRTAIETESSALAARRRSAAQLAGIREALDTFTASGGNPAAAVDADFRFHLRIALASGNRYLSDLLTSFGPSLIVMHRDRLPPEAGRFALAVTEHENIYGAIERGDAEGARAAARVHLGNSTVRMRESLRTAKRE, encoded by the coding sequence GTGCCCGGCCGCACCGAGGAGCTGGTGGCTTCGCTGACCGCGCGCATCCGCGAGGGACTGATCCAGCCCGGCGAACGGCTGCCGACCGAGCACGATCTCGTGCGGGAACACGGGGTGAGCAGGACGGTGGTCCGCGAGGCGATCTCGCGGCTACAGGCCGCTGGTCTCGTGCACACGAGGCACGGCAGGGGAAGCTACGTGCTCGCCCAGCCGAGCACGACACCGTTCGACGTCGGCGCCGCGGGAAAGCTGACCGAACAGGGCGCGGTCGAGCTCATCGAGTTCCGGACCGCGATCGAAACCGAGTCCTCGGCACTCGCCGCGCGGCGCCGCAGCGCGGCGCAACTGGCCGGTATCCGGGAAGCGCTCGACACCTTCACAGCCAGCGGGGGAAACCCCGCTGCCGCCGTCGACGCGGATTTCCGGTTCCACCTGCGCATCGCGCTGGCCTCCGGCAACCGCTACCTCAGCGACCTGCTCACCTCGTTCGGGCCATCGCTGATCGTGATGCACCGCGACCGGCTGCCACCGGAGGCCGGACGGTTCGCGCTGGCCGTCACCGAACACGAGAACATCTACGGAGCCATCGAACGTGGTGACGCCGAGGGCGCCCGGGCCGCCGCGAGGGTGCATCTCGGCAACAGCACGGTCCGCATGCGGGAAAGCCTGCGCACAGCCAAGCGCGAATGA
- a CDS encoding sulfite exporter TauE/SafE family protein, producing the protein MDPASAALLVGAGMAAGLAGSMAGLASLFSYPALLAAGLPPIAANVTNTVAMLSTTAGAAASSRRELRGQGGRLLRLGVVAVLGGSTGALLLLTTPSETFELIVPWLIALGSALLLFRNRLREAADVRSAARAARGATTRPVLPSLCAVLFVGVYGGYFGAGAGVLMLAVLSVSVTEPLPVTNAVKNVVTGAANLTASVAFAFLAPVDWAAAGVLAAGSLVGSALGPVLVRKLPEQPLRIGVSLAGFGLAAHLWFSAI; encoded by the coding sequence GTGGATCCAGCCTCCGCGGCGCTGCTCGTCGGCGCCGGTATGGCGGCGGGGCTGGCCGGGTCGATGGCGGGCCTCGCGTCGCTGTTCAGCTATCCCGCGCTACTGGCGGCGGGGCTGCCGCCGATCGCGGCCAACGTCACGAACACCGTCGCGATGCTGTCCACGACGGCCGGTGCCGCAGCCAGCTCCCGCAGGGAATTACGCGGCCAGGGCGGGCGGCTCCTGCGGCTCGGCGTCGTGGCCGTACTCGGCGGCTCGACCGGAGCGCTGTTGTTGCTGACGACGCCGTCGGAGACCTTCGAACTGATCGTGCCGTGGCTCATCGCGCTGGGCTCGGCGTTGCTGCTGTTCCGAAACCGCCTTCGCGAGGCAGCCGACGTGCGATCGGCGGCAAGAGCCGCGCGGGGAGCGACCACGCGCCCTGTGCTCCCTTCGCTGTGCGCGGTGCTGTTCGTCGGCGTGTACGGCGGCTACTTCGGCGCGGGCGCGGGGGTACTGATGCTCGCCGTGCTCTCGGTGTCGGTCACCGAACCGCTTCCGGTGACCAACGCCGTGAAGAACGTCGTCACCGGCGCGGCGAACCTGACCGCCTCGGTGGCTTTCGCGTTTCTCGCACCCGTCGACTGGGCCGCGGCCGGGGTTCTCGCGGCCGGTTCCCTGGTCGGCAGCGCCCTCGGTCCGGTGCTCGTTCGCAAGCTGCCGGAACAGCCGCTGCGGATCGGTGTCTCGCTGGCGGGCTTCGGGCTCGCCGCGCACCTGTGGTTCTCGGCGATCTAA
- a CDS encoding Ku protein — protein sequence MRTVWKGTIGFGSFAIPVKAYSATGEYSSGLTQVHAVDGGRIRYKRVCEVDDAEVPQEEIAKGYTTAGGEVVVLSEADLAELADVALPTAHSIQILGFVDPGDIDPLYFVKSYYLEPEVPATKPYVLLGEALQQAGRVAVVRVTIRQRETLGALSVRGKVVMLDTMHWPGEIRTPDFPFLHEDVDLRVTEVKAAANMIENLSLGFDPADYPDTYSDALAELIEARIEGREVLTPSATVQEEGVAELLRALQESTQDRADTDQAGAEGAAEPAGRAGEAARRAETAAEQARRAAEQARSAPRTNR from the coding sequence ATGCGCACCGTGTGGAAAGGCACCATCGGTTTCGGCAGTTTCGCCATACCGGTCAAGGCGTACAGCGCGACCGGCGAATACAGCAGCGGCCTCACGCAAGTGCACGCCGTCGACGGTGGGCGCATCAGGTACAAGCGGGTGTGCGAGGTCGACGACGCCGAGGTGCCGCAAGAGGAAATCGCCAAGGGCTACACCACGGCGGGCGGTGAGGTCGTCGTACTGTCCGAGGCCGACCTCGCCGAACTGGCCGACGTCGCGCTGCCGACCGCGCATTCCATACAGATACTGGGCTTCGTGGATCCCGGCGACATCGATCCCTTGTATTTCGTCAAAAGCTATTACCTCGAACCCGAGGTTCCCGCGACCAAGCCCTACGTACTGCTCGGTGAGGCGTTGCAGCAGGCGGGCAGGGTCGCGGTCGTGCGGGTCACCATCAGGCAGCGGGAAACGCTCGGCGCGCTCAGCGTGCGCGGCAAGGTGGTCATGCTCGACACGATGCATTGGCCGGGCGAGATCCGTACCCCCGACTTTCCTTTCCTGCACGAGGACGTCGACCTGCGCGTGACGGAGGTCAAGGCAGCCGCGAACATGATCGAGAATCTGTCCCTCGGCTTCGATCCGGCCGACTACCCCGACACCTACTCCGACGCGCTCGCCGAGCTGATCGAGGCGAGGATCGAGGGCCGTGAGGTGCTGACGCCGAGCGCCACCGTGCAGGAGGAGGGCGTCGCCGAGTTGCTGCGCGCGTTGCAGGAGAGCACTCAGGACAGGGCGGACACCGATCAGGCGGGGGCCGAGGGCGCGGCTGAGCCGGCCGGGCGGGCCGGTGAGGCGGCTCGGCGGGCGGAAACCGCCGCCGAACAGGCGCGGCGCGCCGCCGAGCAGGCCAGGTCCGCGCCGAGGACCAATCGTTGA
- the ffh gene encoding signal recognition particle protein, translated as MFDTLSDRLTSVLQNLRGKGKLSDADIDATAREIRIALLEADVALPVVREFISHIKERAKGEEVSQALNPAQQVIKIVNEELVAILGGETRRLNLAKNPPTVIMLAGLQGSGKTTLAGKLATWLKKQGHAPLLVACDLQRPNAVTQLQVVGERAGVATFAPEPGNGVGDPVDVAKRSIEEAKHAQHDVVVVDTAGRLGVDEELMRQAADIRDAVEPDETLFVVDAMIGQDAVTTAEAFRDGVGFTGVVLTKLDGDARGGAALSVRQVTGEPILFASNGEKLEDFDVFHPDRMASRILGMGDMLTLIEQAEQAFDQEKAEQAAAKLGTGDLTLEDFLEQMLAVRKMGPIGNLLGMLPGAGQMKDQLSQVDDKQLDRLQAIIRGMTPDERANPKLINASRRQRIARGSGVAVREVNDLVNRFYDARKMMQQMAGRFGFGGGSATKKQNVRKGKKGKKGKGRNANQQKARGGFPGGLPGGFPPAAGGGGMPDLSQLGGGLNDLPPGFDPSKLKLPKKGK; from the coding sequence GTGTTCGACACCCTCTCCGACCGGCTGACGTCGGTTCTGCAGAACCTCCGAGGCAAGGGAAAGCTCTCCGACGCCGACATCGACGCCACCGCGCGCGAGATCCGCATCGCCCTGCTTGAGGCCGACGTCGCCCTTCCTGTTGTGCGCGAGTTCATCAGCCACATCAAGGAACGGGCCAAGGGCGAAGAGGTTTCGCAGGCCCTCAACCCGGCCCAGCAGGTCATCAAGATCGTCAACGAGGAGCTCGTCGCGATCCTCGGCGGCGAGACCCGCAGGCTCAACCTCGCCAAGAACCCGCCGACCGTGATCATGCTCGCCGGTCTCCAGGGTTCGGGTAAGACGACGCTGGCTGGCAAGCTCGCGACGTGGCTCAAGAAGCAGGGGCACGCGCCGCTGCTCGTCGCGTGTGACCTCCAGCGGCCCAACGCCGTCACCCAGCTCCAGGTGGTCGGTGAGCGTGCGGGTGTCGCGACCTTCGCTCCCGAGCCCGGCAACGGTGTCGGCGACCCCGTCGACGTCGCCAAGCGCAGCATCGAAGAGGCCAAGCACGCGCAGCACGACGTGGTCGTCGTCGACACGGCGGGCAGGCTCGGTGTCGACGAGGAACTGATGCGGCAGGCAGCCGACATCCGCGACGCCGTCGAGCCGGACGAGACGCTGTTCGTGGTCGACGCCATGATCGGCCAGGACGCGGTGACGACGGCCGAGGCGTTCCGCGACGGTGTCGGCTTCACCGGCGTCGTGCTGACCAAGCTCGACGGCGACGCGCGTGGTGGCGCGGCGCTGTCGGTGCGGCAGGTGACGGGCGAGCCGATCCTGTTCGCCTCGAACGGGGAGAAGCTGGAGGACTTCGACGTCTTCCACCCCGACCGGATGGCCAGCCGCATCCTCGGCATGGGCGACATGCTCACCCTCATCGAGCAGGCCGAGCAGGCTTTCGATCAGGAGAAGGCCGAGCAGGCCGCCGCGAAGCTCGGTACCGGCGACCTGACCCTTGAGGACTTCCTTGAGCAGATGCTCGCCGTCCGCAAGATGGGGCCCATCGGCAACCTGCTCGGCATGCTGCCCGGTGCCGGTCAGATGAAGGACCAGCTCTCCCAGGTCGACGACAAGCAGCTCGACCGGCTACAGGCCATCATCAGGGGAATGACGCCCGACGAGCGGGCCAACCCCAAGTTGATCAACGCTTCGCGCAGGCAGCGCATCGCCCGCGGCTCCGGGGTCGCCGTCCGCGAGGTGAACGACCTCGTCAACCGGTTCTACGACGCCAGGAAGATGATGCAGCAGATGGCGGGCCGGTTCGGCTTCGGAGGCGGCAGCGCCACGAAGAAGCAGAACGTCCGCAAGGGCAAGAAGGGCAAGAAGGGCAAGGGCCGCAACGCGAACCAGCAGAAGGCGCGCGGCGGCTTCCCCGGCGGTCTTCCCGGCGGCTTCCCGCCCGCCGCGGGCGGCGGCGGTATGCCCGACCTTTCCCAGCTCGGCGGTGGCCTGAACGACCTTCCGCCCGGGTTCGATCCCTCGAAACTGAAGTTGCCGAAGAAGGGCAAGTGA
- a CDS encoding amidohydrolase family protein: MPGTAFQLTGTVLPEGSERDIWIAEGRISFEPPGDRPVTPLRGGYVIPGLVDAHCHPGIGVAGPTSLEEAADQAAMDAAAGTLLIRDCGVPIDIRPLQERPGLPRIIRAGQHLALPKRYVPGLGIDLAGPGELPAAVAEQAADGDGWVKIVGDWIDRSKGDLAPLWPDDVLAEAVEVAHEAGARVTAHVFGEDALPGLIGAGIDCLEHGTGLSADLLAELARRGTALVPTLINIENFPGIADKASRYPAYAAHMRALHAGVTDVVGAAVDAGVAVYAGTDAGGMVAHARIVDEIEALHRAGMSAEQALGAASWAAREWLSEKSISHGAPADLLVFADDPRENLAVLREPLHIILRGKVIDSATRH, translated from the coding sequence ATGCCGGGGACGGCATTCCAGCTCACCGGAACGGTGCTGCCGGAAGGCAGTGAGCGCGACATCTGGATCGCCGAGGGACGGATCTCCTTCGAACCGCCCGGCGACCGGCCGGTCACGCCGTTGCGTGGCGGGTACGTGATTCCCGGGCTGGTCGACGCGCACTGTCATCCCGGCATCGGGGTGGCCGGTCCGACGAGCCTCGAAGAGGCGGCGGACCAGGCGGCGATGGACGCGGCGGCCGGAACGCTGCTGATCAGGGACTGCGGGGTGCCGATCGACATCAGGCCACTCCAGGAGCGGCCGGGGCTGCCGAGGATCATCCGCGCCGGGCAGCACCTCGCCCTGCCGAAGCGCTACGTCCCCGGTCTGGGAATCGACCTCGCCGGTCCGGGTGAGTTGCCGGCCGCCGTGGCCGAGCAGGCGGCGGATGGCGACGGCTGGGTGAAGATCGTCGGCGACTGGATCGACAGGTCGAAGGGCGATCTCGCGCCGTTGTGGCCGGACGACGTGCTGGCCGAGGCGGTCGAGGTCGCTCACGAGGCGGGGGCGAGGGTCACCGCGCACGTGTTCGGCGAGGACGCGCTGCCTGGACTCATCGGCGCGGGGATCGACTGTCTCGAACACGGCACGGGCTTGTCGGCGGATTTGCTTGCCGAACTCGCGCGGCGAGGGACGGCGCTGGTGCCGACCCTGATCAACATCGAGAACTTCCCCGGCATCGCGGACAAGGCGAGCAGGTACCCCGCGTACGCGGCGCACATGAGGGCGTTGCACGCGGGCGTCACCGACGTGGTCGGTGCCGCCGTCGACGCCGGGGTCGCCGTGTACGCGGGAACCGACGCGGGCGGGATGGTCGCCCACGCCAGGATCGTCGACGAGATCGAGGCACTGCACAGGGCCGGCATGTCGGCCGAGCAGGCGCTCGGCGCCGCGTCCTGGGCGGCCAGGGAGTGGCTTTCCGAGAAGTCGATCAGCCACGGCGCGCCCGCCGACCTGCTCGTCTTCGCCGACGATCCGCGAGAGAACCTGGCCGTGTTGCGGGAACCTCTGCATATCATCTTGCGCGGCAAGGTGATCGATTCGGCAACCCGCCACTAG
- a CDS encoding IclR family transcriptional regulator yields MESDRATGVRGVKSAARTVDLLELLASRQNRPARLRELSDALGAPRSSVYALIRTLVERGWVRVDITGTQYSIGIRALLAGTTYLDTDPYLRIVQPLITDLSAELDETIHYGRLDRGDIVYLATRESSKYIRPFSRVGRQLPAFSTSMGKSLLAERLDGGIDEHVPADVTPLTPNTIVDHDALLADLEKTRERGYAIDDEENYVGVRCFGFALRYTNPATDAISCSVPVTSLTEGRREEIVAAMERTRATIERMAPFDLAASAELPSGR; encoded by the coding sequence GTGGAAAGTGACCGAGCGACCGGCGTACGTGGCGTGAAATCCGCCGCGAGGACCGTGGACCTGCTGGAACTGCTGGCGTCCCGGCAGAACAGGCCGGCGAGACTACGTGAACTCAGCGACGCGCTCGGCGCCCCTCGCAGCAGCGTCTACGCGCTGATCAGGACGCTCGTCGAGCGCGGCTGGGTGCGCGTCGACATCACGGGCACCCAGTACAGCATCGGCATCAGGGCGCTGCTCGCCGGAACGACCTATCTCGACACCGACCCCTACCTGCGCATCGTGCAGCCCCTCATCACCGATCTCAGCGCGGAACTGGACGAGACCATCCACTATGGACGGCTCGATCGCGGCGACATCGTCTACCTGGCGACCCGGGAATCGAGCAAGTACATCCGGCCCTTCTCCCGGGTGGGAAGGCAACTTCCCGCGTTCAGCACCTCGATGGGCAAGTCACTGCTCGCCGAACGGCTCGACGGCGGAATCGACGAGCACGTTCCCGCCGACGTCACGCCGCTGACGCCCAACACGATCGTCGATCACGACGCGCTGCTGGCCGACCTGGAAAAGACGAGGGAACGCGGCTACGCCATCGACGACGAGGAGAATTACGTCGGCGTGCGGTGCTTCGGATTCGCCCTTCGCTACACCAACCCGGCCACGGACGCGATCAGTTGCTCGGTGCCCGTCACCAGCCTCACCGAGGGCCGCCGCGAGGAGATCGTCGCCGCCATGGAGCGCACGAGGGCCACCATCGAACGCATGGCTCCCTTCGATCTCGCGGCCTCGGCCGAGCTGCCTTCCGGGCGCTGA